The genomic interval TCCGCAGGAACGCGGGATCCTTCTCGGCGCCGTCGTCGATGGTGAGGAAGACGATCTTCTGCTCGGTGGGGATCGTGGTGAAGACCGGTGGCAGGCCCTCCTCCTCGTGGCCTTCGACCTCGAAACCGTGACGGGTGGTGATGCGGGGCTTGGTCACGGGCGCGGGCGGGGCCGTCAGTGGGACCTGCTTCAGCCCCCAGCGCCTGGCGGCGGCGATCCGTCTCTGCTCGGCGCGGAGCCTGGCGGCCCGGATGAGGGTCTTGTCGGCCTGGAGGTCGGCGGCCAGGGCCGGAGGTGCCTTGAGGGGGTGTCGCGGTCGCACGTCGGTCCCGGCCGGGCGGGCGCAGCCGGAGAGCAGGGCGGCCACGGCCAGGAGGACGAGTCCGCCGCGGATCGACACCCTCAACGCACCATTTTCATCGTTTTGTCCTACTGTTCCCATGGCGCCGGATCCTCGCAGGTCACGGCCTCGCACCGGGGCCGACACCGCCGCTCGGAAGCGGACCGTCCACCGACTGGCCCACAATGACCCGGTGAACGACCTCGCCCCCCTCCTCACCCCCGAGGGCCGTGCCCTCCTCGACGACGTGCGCGGCACCGCCCCCGCCGACGAACTCGCCGTCGCCACCCGGCTGCGCCGCGAACACCCCGCCGAACTGGTCTCCGCGGCGCTCGGGCAGGCCCGGCTGCGGCAGCGGGCGGTGGCGAAGTTCGGGGCCGAGGACGCGGAGCGGATGTTCTTCACGCCGAACGGGGTCGAGCAGTCGACGCGGGCGAGCGTGGCGGCGTACCGGGCCCTCAGGCTGAAGGCGAGGGGCGTCACCTCCGTCGCGGACCTGTGCTGCGGGATCGGCGGTGACGCGATCGCGCTGGCCCGGGCCGGGATCCGGGTCCTCGCGGTGGACCGGGACCCGCTGACGGCGGCGGCCGCGCGGGCGAACGCGGACGCGCTGGGACTCGCCGGTCTGATCGAGGTACGGGAGGCGGACGTCACGGAGGTCGACACGGCCTCGTACGACGCCGTGTTCGTGGATCCGGCGAGGCGGGGCGGGCGGGGCCGCGTCTTCGATCCGGAGGCCTACTCGCCGCCCCTGTCGTGGGCCGTGCAGGCGGCGCTCAAGGCCCCGCACGCGGCGCTGAAGGTCGCTCCCGGCATCCCGCACGAAGCGGTTCCCGCGCAGGCCGAGGCGGAGTGGATCTCCGACGGCGGGGACGTGAAGGAGGCGGTGCTGTGGTTCGGCGGCACAGCGCCGGGCGCCGTACGGGCGACGCTGCTGCCGGGCCCGCGGACGCTGCTCGGGCGGGGTCTTCCCGATCCCGGAGTCCGTCCCGTGGGGCGGTACTTGTACGAGCCCGACGGTGCCGTCGTCCGGGCCCATCTGGTCGCCGAGGTGGCGCAGGAGGTCGAGGGCGGACTCGTCGACTCCACCATCGCCTACGTGACCTCGGACGCCCTGCACGCGAGCCCGTACGCCACCGCCTACGAGATCACCGATCAACTCCCCTTCAACGTGAAGAAGTTGAAGGCGCTGCTGCGGGAGCGGGGGGTCGGGATCCTGACCGTGAAGAAGCGGGGGTCGGCCGTCGAGCCGGAGGAGCTGCGGCGCAAGGCGCTGCCGAAACAGCACGGGCCGCACTCGGCGACCGTGTTCCTGACCCGGGTCGCGGGGGCGCCGACCATGCTGATCGGCGCCCCCGTGAGGGCCGTCACCGGCGCTGGACCGTCCTGAGCGGCTCCAGGTGCGGGTCGGCGCGCCGGGCCTGGCTGCTCGTGCGGGTGCTCGCGGGCTCGTCGCCGTTGTAGTACGCCGTGCAGGCGACCTGGCCGCCGTTCGCGGCGGCCAGGGTGCCCACCGCGGCGAGCGCCGCGGCACGGCGGCGCGTGAACACCCCGATCAACCACCGCACTCCCGAGCCCTGTCCAGCAACAGCTCCCGCTCCCGTTCGTTGCGGGTCAGCGCGGCCGCCCGCTCGAACTCGGCCCGCGCCTCCGTCGTACGTCCCAGGCGGGCGAGGAGGTCGCCGCGCACGCTCGGCAGCAGGTGGTAGTCGAGCAGCGCGGGTTCGTCGGTGAGCGCCTCGACGATCTCCAGGGCCGGGCCCGGGCCGTCGGCCATCGAGACGGCGACCGCGCGGTTGAGCTCGACGACCGGGGAGGGTGCGCGGGCGGCGAGCAGGGCGTAGAGGGTGGCGATGGCCGGCCAGTCGGTCTCGTCGTAGGAGTACGCGTGCGCGTGGCAGGCGGCGATGGCGGCCTGGAGCACGTAGGGGCCGGGGGCGCCGCCGGCCGTGGCGTCGGCGCGGGCCAGGGCCTTGATGCCGCGGGCGATGAGCATGCGGTTCCAGCGGCTGCGGTTCTGGTCCCTGAGCAGGACCGGCTCGCCGCGCGGTCCGGTGCGGGCGGCCGTGCGGGAGGCCTGGAACTCCAACAGGGCCGCCAGGCCGTGCACTTCGGGTTCCTTGGGCATGAGGGCGGACAACAGACGGGCCAGGCGCAGGGCGTCCTCGCACAGGGAGGGGCGCAGCCAGTCGTCGCCGGCGGTGGCCGCGTAACCCTCGTTGAAGATCAGGTAGATGACGTCCAGGACCGAGCCGAGCCGGGCCTCGCGGTCGGGGCCGTAGGGCACCTCGAAGGCGATGTTCTTCGTGGCGAGGGTCCGTTTGGCGCGCACGATGCGCTGGGCGACCGTCGCCTCCGGTACGAGGAAGGCGCGGGCGATCTCGGGGGTGGTCAGGCCGCCGAGGAGGCGCAGGGTGAGAGCGGTGCGGGCCTCGGCGGACAGCACCGGGTGACAGGTGGTGAAGACGAGCCTGAGCAGGTCGTCGTCGATGTCCTCGGGGTCGGACGGCTCCTCGGGCGGGGCGGTCTCCGTCAGGTTCCGGCCGATCTCGGCCAGCTTGCGGGCGTAGTTCTCGCGGCGTCGGACCAGGTCCACCGCCTTGCGCCGCGCGATGGCCATGAGCCAGGCGCCCGGGTTGTCGGGGACGCCGTCGCGCGGCCACTGCTCCAGCGCGGCGACCAGGGCGTCCTGGGCCAGCTCCTCGGCGATGCCGACGTCCCTCACGACACGGGTGACACCGGCGATGATGCGCGGCGACTCCAGGCGGAAGACGGTCTCGACGGAGGATCGGGCGTCGGTGCGGGAGGGCTGTGAGGTGGTCACAGCCCCCCATTCGACACCGGTACGGCCGTGGAGCCAAGGAAGCGGGCTCAGCCCTCCATGATCTCCCGCACCTCGCAGGTGACCGTCCAGTGCTCCTCGTGCACCTTCAGGAAGCGCTTGGTCCACTCGATCGCCTCGGCCATGTCCTTGGCCTGGACGATCGCGTACCCCCCGACGACCTCCTTGGCCTCGGTGAAGGGCCCGTCGGTCACCGACAGCTGCCCCTTCTCCCACCGCACCCGGGTCCCCTGGGCGGTCGGCGTGAGCCCGGCGGTGTCGAGCAGCACCCCGGCCTTCGTCATCTCCTCGATCAGCTCGCCCATGCGCTGCATCAGCGCGTCGCTGGGACCCTCGGCGGGGGCGGTCTTCTCGTCGATCTGGACCATCGACAGGTAACGCGGCATGGTGACTCCTCGGAATCGCTGCGGGGCCGGTCCTTCCCGGCCTCTCACCAGTGCGTCGATCGGGAGAGGCCGGGATCGACAGACCCCGCGGATTTCTTCGGAGATTTTTTCCCGGCCCCTCAAGCAGGGGCCTGACCTGCTACGACAGCGCGCCGCCGAACGTCGCCTTCTCCGTCGGCGCCCCGACCGTGCGGGGACCGAAGGTGAACGCCGCGTCCGTCACAATGCCCGTCGGACGCGCCCGCAGCGACCAGACCGCGCCTTCACCGGTGCTCACGCCTTCCGGCCTGTTCTCGCGGGGCGCCGCCGCAGCGAGGTCCGCGTAGCCGTTGTCGTTGATGTCGAGGAGGCTGACCGCGCCGCCGAAGTTGTCGCCGGACTCCGCGGCACCGGGGACGCCGTCGGTGTCCTGGGTGAAGCCCTGGGCGCCCGTGCCGGTCAGGCCGTCGCGGCCGCCGAAGAGGATGTTGACCATGCCGGCCCCCTGCTTGTCGCCGAGCTTCTCGCCGGGCGAGCCCACGGCCACGTCGGCGAGGCCGTCGCCGTTGACGTCACCGGCGGACACCGCGTCGCCGAAACGGTCGTCCTCCTCCTTGCCGCCGGGAACCCCCTCGGTGTCCTGGCTGTACGACTTCCAGGTCGACGCGGGCTTCAGACCGGAGGCCGAGCCGAGGGCCACGGTGACCGAGGAGTCGTTCGGGACGCCCCGGACGACGTCGTCGAAGCCGTCGCCGTTGACGTCACCGAAGGCCACCTGGCCGCTGCCCTCGGGGGAGGCGGCATAGGTGAAGCCACCTCCGGAGGCGTTGGCCAGGTACAGCTGGGAGCCGACGACGCCCTCGCCGAGGTAGACGGTCAGCGCGAGGTCGTCGCGGCCGTCGCCGTTGACGTCACCGGCGGCCGCGTACATCACGTCGTAGGGCTCCACCTTGGGCGAGCCGAAGTCCTGCGTGGCGGTCGGCTTCGCGGTCCGGGAGATCGGGCCCCGCCAGATGGTGGCCTCGGTGCCGAGCGGGTCGTCGCCCGGGGCACGGCCGCCGCGGAACAGGACCAGGTCCTGCTTGCCGTCGCCGTCGAAGTCGCCGGCCTGGGTGGTCGCCGCGGGCACGGACACCCCGCCGGACAGCCCGTTCTGGCCGCCCCAGACGACGACCGCGTCCCGGTTCCACTCCGCCTGGCCGATGATCAGGTCGGTGCGCCCGTCGCCGTCCAGGTCCCCCGTGGACAGCTGGAAGCCGAAGTTCTCGCCCGCGGCGGGATCGCCCGGGATACCGCTGGTGGAGCGGCTGATGATCGTGCGGTGGTCCTTGGTCAGGCCGTGCGGGCCGCCGTACATGACAGTGACGTAGCCCGCCCCCTGCTTGCCGCCGATGGTGGCGATCGGGGCGCCGACGGCGAGGTCCTTGTAGCCGTCACCGTTGAAGTCGTCCTTGACGCTGTGGACGGACTCCGGGGCGGCCGCGGCGCTGCCCGCGAGGGCGGGGATCCCGCCGAGCGCGAGCACTCCGGCGATCAGCGGTACGGACCAAGCTTTGTACGAACGCGAGTTGGACATCGGTGTTCCCCCTGGTTACTGCAATGTGGTCATCGCAACAGACACCCCTGGACGCCCGCTGGTTGCAACAGGCGTCCAGTTTTTCGGTGAACACGTCAGCGAGGGCTCAGCGCAGCGACTCCCACAGCTCGCTCGCCGCGGGCTCCTTCGCCACCACCCGGTTGGGGTTCGAGGGGGCGGTCACGACCGGCATGGTCACCGTCTTCACGTCGGCGGCCGCGAGGCCCTTCAGGCTCTCGCCGAGGCTCGTCAGCT from Streptomyces sp. CC0208 carries:
- a CDS encoding methyltransferase domain-containing protein, translated to MNDLAPLLTPEGRALLDDVRGTAPADELAVATRLRREHPAELVSAALGQARLRQRAVAKFGAEDAERMFFTPNGVEQSTRASVAAYRALRLKARGVTSVADLCCGIGGDAIALARAGIRVLAVDRDPLTAAAARANADALGLAGLIEVREADVTEVDTASYDAVFVDPARRGGRGRVFDPEAYSPPLSWAVQAALKAPHAALKVAPGIPHEAVPAQAEAEWISDGGDVKEAVLWFGGTAPGAVRATLLPGPRTLLGRGLPDPGVRPVGRYLYEPDGAVVRAHLVAEVAQEVEGGLVDSTIAYVTSDALHASPYATAYEITDQLPFNVKKLKALLRERGVGILTVKKRGSAVEPEELRRKALPKQHGPHSATVFLTRVAGAPTMLIGAPVRAVTGAGPS
- a CDS encoding FG-GAP-like repeat-containing protein — protein: MSNSRSYKAWSVPLIAGVLALGGIPALAGSAAAAPESVHSVKDDFNGDGYKDLAVGAPIATIGGKQGAGYVTVMYGGPHGLTKDHRTIISRSTSGIPGDPAAGENFGFQLSTGDLDGDGRTDLIIGQAEWNRDAVVVWGGQNGLSGGVSVPAATTQAGDFDGDGKQDLVLFRGGRAPGDDPLGTEATIWRGPISRTAKPTATQDFGSPKVEPYDVMYAAAGDVNGDGRDDLALTVYLGEGVVGSQLYLANASGGGFTYAASPEGSGQVAFGDVNGDGFDDVVRGVPNDSSVTVALGSASGLKPASTWKSYSQDTEGVPGGKEEDDRFGDAVSAGDVNGDGLADVAVGSPGEKLGDKQGAGMVNILFGGRDGLTGTGAQGFTQDTDGVPGAAESGDNFGGAVSLLDINDNGYADLAAAAPRENRPEGVSTGEGAVWSLRARPTGIVTDAAFTFGPRTVGAPTEKATFGGALS
- a CDS encoding sigma-70 family RNA polymerase sigma factor gives rise to the protein MTTSQPSRTDARSSVETVFRLESPRIIAGVTRVVRDVGIAEELAQDALVAALEQWPRDGVPDNPGAWLMAIARRKAVDLVRRRENYARKLAEIGRNLTETAPPEEPSDPEDIDDDLLRLVFTTCHPVLSAEARTALTLRLLGGLTTPEIARAFLVPEATVAQRIVRAKRTLATKNIAFEVPYGPDREARLGSVLDVIYLIFNEGYAATAGDDWLRPSLCEDALRLARLLSALMPKEPEVHGLAALLEFQASRTAARTGPRGEPVLLRDQNRSRWNRMLIARGIKALARADATAGGAPGPYVLQAAIAACHAHAYSYDETDWPAIATLYALLAARAPSPVVELNRAVAVSMADGPGPALEIVEALTDEPALLDYHLLPSVRGDLLARLGRTTEARAEFERAAALTRNERERELLLDRARECGG
- a CDS encoding YciI family protein; the protein is MPRYLSMVQIDEKTAPAEGPSDALMQRMGELIEEMTKAGVLLDTAGLTPTAQGTRVRWEKGQLSVTDGPFTEAKEVVGGYAIVQAKDMAEAIEWTKRFLKVHEEHWTVTCEVREIMEG